A region from the Lysobacter sp. BMK333-48F3 genome encodes:
- a CDS encoding carboxymuconolactone decarboxylase family protein, which translates to MNERILAEPNQVVRRFFALDTQTYQAGALDVKTKELLGLVASLVLRCDDCISYHVAQCKEAGVNRDEMFETFSVGLVVGGSIVIPHLRRAVDFLDRLEQGEAQAPAGHDHG; encoded by the coding sequence ATGAACGAACGCATCCTGGCCGAACCCAACCAGGTCGTGCGCCGCTTCTTCGCCCTCGACACCCAGACCTACCAGGCCGGTGCGCTGGACGTGAAGACCAAGGAGCTGCTGGGCCTGGTCGCCTCGCTGGTGCTGCGATGCGACGACTGCATCAGCTACCACGTCGCCCAGTGCAAGGAAGCGGGGGTGAACCGCGACGAAATGTTCGAGACCTTCTCGGTCGGCCTGGTGGTCGGCGGCTCGATCGTGATCCCGCATCTGCGCCGCGCGGTCGATTTCCTCGACCGGCTCGAACAGGGCGAGGCCCAGGCCCCGGCCGGCCACGACCACGGCTGA
- the dnaQ gene encoding DNA polymerase III subunit epsilon: MRQIILDTETTGLSWERGNRVVEIGCVEFVERRPTGRTYHQYIKPDCEFEAGAQEVTGLSLERLANEPRMEAVVEEFLAFIQGAELIIHNAAFDVGFLNNELSICGAQYGKLGDHVSNIEDSLLLARQRFPGQRNSLDALCKRLGVDNSHRQLHGALLDAQILGEVYIALTSGQEEIGFGDTAVAAQDAQVSLQVDLGAARPRVVVHADELAAHRARLEKLRKKAGKCVWDQVLPEPALEAAEA, from the coding sequence ATGCGCCAAATCATCCTGGACACCGAAACCACCGGCCTGAGCTGGGAGCGCGGCAACCGCGTGGTCGAAATCGGCTGCGTCGAGTTCGTCGAGCGCCGCCCGACCGGCCGCACCTATCACCAGTACATCAAGCCCGATTGCGAGTTCGAGGCCGGCGCGCAGGAAGTCACCGGCCTGTCGCTGGAGCGGCTGGCCAACGAACCGCGCATGGAAGCGGTGGTCGAGGAGTTCCTGGCCTTCATCCAGGGCGCCGAGCTGATCATCCACAACGCGGCCTTCGACGTCGGCTTCCTCAACAACGAGCTGTCGATCTGCGGCGCCCAGTACGGCAAGCTCGGCGACCACGTCAGCAACATCGAGGACTCGCTGCTGCTGGCGCGGCAGCGCTTCCCCGGCCAGCGCAATTCGCTGGACGCGCTGTGCAAGCGGCTGGGCGTGGACAACTCGCACCGCCAGCTGCACGGCGCGCTGCTCGACGCCCAGATCCTCGGCGAGGTCTACATCGCCCTGACCTCGGGCCAGGAAGAGATCGGCTTCGGCGACACTGCGGTGGCGGCGCAGGACGCCCAGGTCAGCCTCCAGGTCGACCTCGGCGCGGCGCGGCCGCGGGTGGTGGTGCACGCCGACGAACTGGCCGCGCACCGCGCGCGGCTGGAAAAGCTGCGCAAGAAGGCCGGCAAGTGCGTGTGGGACCAGGTCCTGCCGGAACCGGCGCTGGAAGCGGCCGAGGCCTGA
- the gloB gene encoding hydroxyacylglutathione hydrolase, with translation MRLLALPALSDNYIWALCGSDDETALIVDPGDAAPVLAAAANGLRPVGVLLTHHHNDHIGGTAALCERWPGLPVFAPDDERIDQATVRVDDGVRVHVAGWTLQVLAVPGHTRSHVAYYLDRSGSDGQRLLFSGDTLFSLGCGRLFEGTAAQMLSSLTRLAALPDDTRVCCGHEYTLANAAFARVVEPDNPALRRRIEQAQTMRNAGRPSVPSSLAEERATNPFLRSREAAVLRSLTARLGRAPADEVEAFAELRRWKDGFQA, from the coding sequence ATGCGGCTGCTCGCCCTGCCCGCCCTCAGCGACAACTACATCTGGGCCCTGTGCGGCAGCGACGACGAGACCGCGCTGATCGTCGATCCGGGCGACGCCGCGCCGGTGCTGGCCGCGGCCGCCAACGGCCTGCGCCCGGTCGGGGTCCTGCTGACCCACCACCACAACGACCACATCGGCGGCACCGCCGCGCTGTGCGAGCGCTGGCCCGGCCTGCCGGTGTTCGCTCCCGACGACGAACGCATCGACCAGGCCACGGTGCGGGTCGACGACGGGGTTCGGGTCCATGTCGCCGGCTGGACCCTGCAGGTCCTGGCCGTGCCCGGCCACACCCGCAGCCACGTCGCCTATTACCTGGACCGCAGCGGCAGCGACGGGCAGCGCCTGCTGTTCAGCGGCGACACCTTGTTCAGCCTGGGCTGCGGCCGCTTGTTCGAAGGTACCGCCGCGCAGATGCTGAGCTCGCTGACCCGGCTGGCCGCCCTGCCGGACGACACCCGGGTCTGTTGCGGACACGAATACACCCTGGCCAACGCCGCCTTCGCGCGCGTGGTCGAACCCGACAATCCGGCGCTGCGGCGCCGCATCGAACAGGCCCAGACCATGCGCAACGCCGGACGCCCCTCGGTTCCCAGCTCGCTCGCCGAGGAGCGCGCGACCAACCCCTTCCTGCGCAGCCGCGAAGCCGCGGTGCTGCGTTCGCTGACCGCCCGGCTCGGCCGCGCGCCGGCCGACGAGGTAGAAGCCTTCGCCGAATTGCGGCGCTGGAAAGACGGGTTCCAGGCGTGA
- a CDS encoding Na+/H+ antiporter NhaC family protein produces the protein MNDPSRPGAPLSPSALALSPLLVFLALFFGAGLYFTAHGDAMGFYQLHAPVAILPALALAAFIAWRRGIKPLDTLLQGMGDHNVVLMCLIFLLAGGFVEVSKAIGAVDAIVALGVGNVHPALLLPALFVVAGFISMSLGTSMGTIAAVAPIALGVSDASGLDRALVLGAVIGGATFGDNLSVISDTAIVASRTQGCTMREKFRENFKLALPAALATLVLLGFLGETAPVETPDPVSPWLILPYLIVLGLAIAGIDVIIVLSLGLVVAGLFGVFFAEDFGFAAYTSHIWDGFESMVEITLLSLLVGGLGALMKAAGGLAWLAQVIGKFARGHRSRRAGEISIAALSATTDVFTANNTVAILISGGLARDVAQQHGVPPARAASVLDIFACVTQGVLPYGAQILLAASLSKVSPLQLVGNVHYSWLLGGITLVAMLWPARKRAAEAAAG, from the coding sequence ATGAATGATCCGTCCCGCCCCGGCGCGCCCCTCTCGCCGAGCGCGCTGGCGCTGAGCCCGCTGCTGGTGTTCCTGGCCCTGTTCTTCGGCGCCGGGCTGTACTTCACCGCGCACGGCGATGCGATGGGCTTCTATCAGCTGCACGCGCCGGTGGCGATCCTGCCGGCGCTGGCGCTGGCCGCCTTCATCGCCTGGCGGCGCGGGATCAAGCCGCTGGACACCCTGCTGCAGGGCATGGGCGACCACAACGTGGTGCTGATGTGCCTGATCTTCCTGCTCGCCGGCGGCTTCGTCGAAGTGTCCAAGGCGATCGGCGCGGTCGACGCGATCGTCGCGCTCGGGGTCGGCAACGTGCATCCGGCGCTGCTGCTGCCGGCGCTGTTCGTGGTCGCCGGCTTCATCTCGATGTCGCTGGGCACTTCGATGGGCACGATCGCCGCGGTCGCGCCCATCGCGTTGGGCGTGTCCGACGCCTCCGGCCTAGACCGCGCCCTGGTGCTGGGCGCGGTGATCGGCGGCGCCACCTTCGGCGACAACCTGTCGGTGATCTCCGATACCGCGATCGTCGCCAGCCGCACCCAGGGCTGCACCATGCGCGAGAAGTTCCGCGAGAACTTCAAGCTGGCCCTGCCGGCGGCGCTGGCGACCCTGGTGCTGCTCGGTTTCCTCGGCGAGACCGCGCCGGTGGAAACGCCGGATCCGGTCTCGCCGTGGCTGATCCTGCCCTATCTGATCGTGCTCGGCCTGGCCATCGCCGGGATCGACGTGATCATCGTGCTGAGCCTGGGCCTGGTGGTGGCCGGCCTGTTCGGCGTGTTCTTCGCCGAGGACTTCGGTTTCGCCGCCTACACCAGCCATATCTGGGACGGCTTCGAGAGCATGGTCGAGATCACCCTGCTGTCCTTGCTGGTCGGCGGCCTGGGCGCGCTGATGAAGGCGGCCGGCGGGCTGGCCTGGTTGGCCCAGGTGATCGGCAAGTTCGCCCGTGGCCACCGCAGCCGCCGCGCCGGCGAGATCAGCATCGCCGCGCTGTCGGCGACCACCGACGTGTTCACCGCCAACAACACGGTCGCGATCCTGATCAGCGGCGGCCTGGCCCGCGACGTCGCCCAGCAGCACGGCGTGCCGCCGGCGCGCGCGGCCAGCGTGCTCGACATCTTCGCCTGCGTGACCCAGGGCGTGCTGCCCTACGGCGCGCAGATCCTGCTCGCCGCGTCGCTGAGCAAGGTCTCGCCGCTGCAACTGGTCGGCAACGTCCACTACAGCTGGCTGCTCGGCGGGATCACCCTGGTGGCGATGCTGTGGCCTGCGCGCAAGCGCGCGGCCGAGGCGGCGGCGGGCTGA
- the grxC gene encoding glutaredoxin 3, with product MSDTAPSTPEILIYTTAICPYCVAAKNFLKSKGQQWTEVRIDLEPGEREKMVARTQRTSVPQIFIGQTHVGGYDDMIALHRAGGLEPLLAG from the coding sequence TTGAGCGACACCGCCCCCAGCACGCCCGAAATCCTCATCTACACCACCGCGATCTGCCCCTACTGCGTCGCCGCCAAGAACTTCCTCAAGAGCAAAGGCCAGCAGTGGACCGAGGTCCGGATCGACCTGGAGCCGGGCGAGCGCGAGAAGATGGTCGCCCGCACCCAGCGCACCAGTGTGCCGCAGATCTTCATCGGCCAGACCCATGTCGGCGGTTACGACGACATGATCGCGCTGCACCGCGCCGGCGGCCTGGAGCCGTTGCTGGCGGGGTGA
- a CDS encoding methyltransferase domain-containing protein — MPALSHGRQPEVDPAGALRWFGEVAGQGLLEVEAAAMSRVLAASPALPWAWFGLPAASAPGGRGVALRRSRYGFDGAVRCRLPLPLASEAFGAVLLQHVFDDGADPRPLLSECARILAPGGRLWLATLNPWSPYRLRWARSGLIARDAGHWQAMLRSSGFSSDAVSLQWLGPRWRVAHGDAGVAAADVFRAGVALTLTKRVHAAIPPPRLQVLRWQGSGGLIPRAQRGSTRGAQRR; from the coding sequence ATGCCCGCCCTGTCCCACGGCCGTCAACCCGAAGTCGACCCCGCCGGCGCCCTGCGCTGGTTCGGCGAGGTCGCTGGGCAAGGCCTGCTCGAGGTCGAGGCGGCGGCGATGAGCCGGGTCCTGGCGGCCAGTCCGGCCTTGCCCTGGGCCTGGTTCGGGTTGCCCGCGGCGTCGGCGCCGGGCGGGCGCGGGGTGGCCCTGCGCCGCAGCCGCTACGGCTTCGACGGCGCGGTCCGCTGCCGGCTGCCGCTGCCGCTGGCCAGCGAGGCCTTCGGCGCGGTCCTGCTGCAGCACGTGTTCGACGACGGCGCCGACCCGCGGCCGTTGCTGAGCGAATGCGCGCGGATCCTGGCCCCGGGCGGGCGGCTGTGGCTGGCGACCCTGAACCCCTGGAGCCCCTACCGGCTGCGCTGGGCGCGTAGCGGCCTGATCGCCCGCGACGCCGGCCACTGGCAGGCGATGCTGCGCAGCTCGGGCTTTTCCTCCGATGCGGTCAGCCTGCAATGGCTGGGGCCGCGCTGGCGGGTCGCCCACGGCGACGCCGGGGTGGCCGCGGCCGATGTGTTCCGCGCCGGAGTCGCGCTGACCCTGACCAAGCGCGTGCATGCGGCGATTCCGCCGCCGCGGCTGCAGGTGCTGCGCTGGCAGGGCAGCGGCGGATTGATTCCGCGCGCCCAGCGCGGCTCGACCCGGGGCGCGCAACGGCGATAA
- a CDS encoding isocitrate dehydrogenase, producing the protein MTQTITVIRGDGIGPEIMDATLHVLDAMNVGLSYEFADAGLVALEKHGELLPQATMDSIRKNRIALKSPLTTPVGEGFSSINVELRKRFDLYANVRPAKSFPNTKSRFPSGVDLITVRENTEGAYIGEGQSLSEDGEVATLTQKITRRGSDRIVRYAFDLARKTGRKKVTVVHKANILKSTSGLFLKTAREVAQQYPDIQCNEMIVDNTCMQLVMRPEQFDIIVTTNLFGDIISDLCAGLVGGLGLAPGANIGTDAAIFEAVHGSAPDIAGKGIANPCALLLGAAQMLDHLGQPDKATKLRDAIVATLEAKDSLTPDLGGEADTLTFAKAIARRAAA; encoded by the coding sequence ATGACGCAAACGATTACGGTCATCCGTGGCGACGGCATCGGCCCCGAGATCATGGACGCGACCTTGCACGTGCTCGACGCGATGAACGTCGGCCTGTCCTACGAGTTCGCCGACGCCGGCCTGGTTGCGCTGGAAAAGCACGGCGAGCTGCTGCCGCAAGCCACCATGGATTCGATCCGCAAGAACCGCATCGCGCTGAAGAGCCCGCTGACCACCCCGGTCGGCGAGGGCTTCAGCTCGATCAACGTCGAGCTGCGCAAGCGCTTCGACCTGTACGCCAACGTGCGTCCGGCCAAGTCGTTCCCGAACACCAAGTCGCGCTTCCCCTCGGGCGTGGACCTGATCACCGTGCGCGAGAACACCGAAGGCGCGTACATCGGCGAAGGCCAGTCGCTGTCGGAAGACGGCGAAGTCGCGACCCTGACCCAGAAGATCACCCGTCGCGGTTCCGATCGCATCGTCCGCTACGCCTTCGACCTGGCCCGCAAGACCGGCCGCAAGAAGGTCACCGTGGTGCACAAGGCCAACATCCTGAAGTCGACCTCGGGCCTGTTCCTGAAGACCGCGCGCGAAGTGGCGCAGCAGTATCCGGACATCCAGTGCAACGAGATGATCGTCGACAACACCTGCATGCAGCTGGTGATGCGTCCGGAGCAGTTCGACATCATCGTCACCACCAACCTGTTCGGCGACATCATCTCCGACCTGTGCGCCGGCCTGGTCGGCGGCCTGGGCCTGGCCCCGGGCGCGAACATCGGCACCGACGCGGCGATCTTCGAGGCTGTGCACGGCTCGGCGCCGGACATCGCTGGCAAGGGCATCGCCAACCCCTGCGCGCTGCTGCTCGGCGCGGCGCAGATGCTCGATCACCTGGGCCAGCCGGACAAGGCGACCAAGCTGCGCGACGCCATCGTCGCCACCCTGGAAGCCAAGGATTCGCTGACCCCGGACCTGGGCGGCGAAGCCGACACCCTGACCTTCGCCAAGGCCATCGCCCGCCGCGCCGCGGCCTGA
- a CDS encoding lytic transglycosylase domain-containing protein produces the protein MNAAASHGVRRLALGAALACALALGAAPAAAAEPAADEAAASTRNGREIYRRFREGLADPSCEPGVSSRWRQHFATAPKRLARSDDDLLPLFGYVVDALREASLPTEYALIPFVESGYRPGARSAAGPAGLWQMIAMTARNHRVPIREGYDGRLSPVESTQAAVRYLKTLHGMFGGDWRLTVMAYNAGEYRVLNAVRRAGTPIAQTRHDSLSGLSEITTAYVRKLHALSCLMEQADDRDEWLAALDRPVPRLEAVQVPADVDSIGEWAARTDQDPARLLRLNPAFRDGRIARAGGKRAPLLAVAKPAIGSPGPVAAEVAVAEGALPSSPASAIEGSAADAPLTRTSADAAPPGEPGAGRRHTVGRGDNAWTIAKRYRIRVADLLQRNGLSPKAVLKPGQALLIDAPGRKQD, from the coding sequence GTGAACGCGGCCGCCTCGCACGGCGTCCGCCGGCTCGCCCTGGGCGCGGCCCTGGCCTGCGCGCTCGCCCTCGGCGCCGCGCCGGCGGCTGCGGCCGAGCCCGCCGCCGACGAGGCCGCCGCCAGCACCCGCAACGGCCGCGAGATCTACCGCCGCTTCCGCGAGGGCCTGGCCGACCCGAGCTGCGAGCCCGGGGTCAGCAGCCGCTGGCGCCAGCACTTCGCCACCGCGCCCAAGCGCCTGGCCCGTTCCGACGACGACCTGCTGCCGCTGTTCGGCTACGTGGTCGACGCGCTGCGCGAGGCCAGCCTGCCGACCGAGTACGCGCTGATTCCGTTCGTCGAAAGCGGCTACCGCCCCGGCGCGCGCAGCGCCGCCGGCCCGGCCGGGCTGTGGCAGATGATCGCGATGACCGCGCGCAACCATCGCGTGCCGATCCGCGAGGGCTACGACGGCCGCCTGTCGCCGGTCGAGTCGACCCAGGCCGCGGTGCGCTACCTCAAGACCTTGCACGGCATGTTCGGCGGCGACTGGCGGCTGACGGTGATGGCCTACAACGCCGGCGAGTACCGGGTGCTCAACGCGGTCCGGCGCGCCGGCACGCCGATCGCCCAGACCCGCCACGACAGCCTCAGCGGCCTGTCCGAGATCACCACCGCCTATGTGCGCAAGCTGCACGCCCTGTCCTGCCTGATGGAACAGGCCGACGACCGCGACGAGTGGCTGGCCGCGCTGGACCGCCCGGTGCCGCGGCTGGAGGCGGTGCAGGTGCCGGCCGACGTCGACAGCATCGGCGAGTGGGCCGCGCGCACCGACCAGGACCCGGCCCGGCTGCTGCGCCTGAACCCGGCCTTCCGCGACGGCCGCATCGCCCGCGCCGGCGGCAAGCGCGCGCCGTTGCTGGCGGTGGCCAAGCCGGCGATCGGCTCGCCCGGGCCGGTCGCGGCCGAGGTGGCCGTGGCCGAAGGCGCGCTGCCCTCGAGCCCGGCCAGCGCCATCGAAGGCTCCGCCGCCGACGCCCCGCTCACCCGTACCTCAGCCGACGCCGCGCCGCCGGGCGAGCCCGGCGCCGGCCGCCGCCATACCGTCGGCCGCGGCGACAATGCCTGGACCATCGCCAAGCGCTACCGGATCCGCGTCGCCGACCTGCTGCAGCGCAACGGCCTGAGTCCCAAGGCCGTGCTCAAGCCGGGCCAGGCCTTGCTGATCGACGCGCCAGGGCGCAAGCAGGACTGA
- a CDS encoding M48 family metalloprotease: MRRIALLTAAVTLALGSLCADAQESKLPDIGSSAGELLTPAKQRQYGAMMLAQLRHYDYLLEDPLVDSWVEMLGTRLAANSDKPRQPFNFFMLRERQINAFATLGGYIGVNSGLVLTAEREDEVAAVLSHEIAHVTQQHVLRGVERAQRDQLPILLAMLGAIVAAQAAGGNSSDDATMAAVSSGMGLMQQRQINYTRSNESEADRIGIQTLSRSHYDTTAMADFFARMQLVSRSNKANWYGETPDYLMTHPVTTTRISEAKERAEQIAAKNSVTAITATPDATRVERIPKTPFSLPDSSDNPLLPSGIRISDQALTAGGTGVFDFARERIRVLSANSPRDAVREYERLGTQSDAQRYGMALAQMRSNQPGAAVPALETLLRKHPGQMWLSLALAEAQAQAGQTAAADARFEALLRQTPNNRAVALGYAKVLTDRNTPAAGQRAQAVLRPLLGGGGEDPLLQQTYARACEIAGDAIRAGEAYAEAAYLRGRPEQALVQLNNLKRKPDLDYYARARIEARIAAITPTVLELRRQGVRDEDLRRQ; the protein is encoded by the coding sequence TTGCGCCGCATCGCCCTGCTCACCGCCGCCGTCACCCTCGCCCTCGGCAGCCTCTGCGCCGACGCGCAGGAATCCAAGCTGCCGGACATCGGTTCCTCGGCCGGCGAACTGCTGACCCCGGCCAAGCAGCGCCAGTACGGCGCGATGATGCTGGCCCAGTTGCGCCATTACGATTACCTGCTCGAAGACCCGCTGGTCGACAGTTGGGTGGAGATGCTGGGCACGCGCCTGGCCGCCAACAGCGACAAGCCGCGCCAGCCGTTCAATTTCTTCATGCTGCGCGAGCGCCAGATCAACGCCTTCGCCACCCTCGGCGGCTATATCGGGGTCAACTCCGGCCTGGTCCTGACCGCCGAGCGCGAGGACGAAGTCGCCGCGGTGCTGTCGCACGAAATCGCCCACGTCACCCAACAGCACGTGCTGCGCGGGGTCGAACGCGCCCAGCGCGACCAGTTGCCGATCCTGCTGGCGATGCTCGGCGCGATCGTCGCCGCCCAGGCCGCCGGCGGCAATTCCAGCGACGACGCGACCATGGCCGCGGTCAGCTCCGGCATGGGCCTGATGCAGCAAAGGCAGATCAACTACACCCGCTCCAACGAGTCCGAGGCCGACCGGATCGGCATCCAGACCCTGTCGCGCAGCCACTACGACACCACCGCGATGGCCGATTTCTTCGCCCGCATGCAGCTGGTCTCGCGCAGCAACAAGGCCAACTGGTACGGCGAGACGCCGGACTATCTGATGACCCACCCGGTCACCACCACCCGGATCAGCGAGGCCAAGGAGCGCGCCGAGCAGATCGCGGCCAAGAACAGCGTCACCGCGATCACCGCCACGCCGGACGCGACCCGGGTCGAGCGCATTCCCAAGACGCCCTTCAGCCTGCCCGACAGCAGCGACAACCCGCTGCTGCCCAGCGGCATCCGGATCAGCGACCAGGCCCTGACCGCGGGCGGCACCGGCGTGTTCGATTTCGCCCGCGAGCGGATCCGCGTGCTCAGCGCCAATTCGCCGCGCGACGCGGTGCGCGAATACGAACGCCTGGGCACCCAGAGCGACGCCCAGCGCTACGGCATGGCCCTGGCGCAGATGCGCAGCAATCAGCCCGGCGCCGCGGTGCCGGCGCTGGAGACGCTGCTGCGCAAGCACCCCGGGCAAATGTGGCTGAGCCTGGCCCTGGCCGAGGCGCAGGCCCAGGCCGGCCAGACCGCGGCCGCCGACGCCCGCTTCGAGGCCCTGCTGCGGCAGACCCCGAACAACCGCGCCGTCGCCCTGGGCTACGCCAAGGTCCTGACCGACCGCAATACGCCGGCCGCCGGCCAACGCGCCCAGGCGGTGCTGCGGCCCCTGCTCGGCGGCGGCGGCGAAGACCCGCTGCTGCAGCAGACCTACGCCCGCGCCTGCGAGATCGCCGGCGACGCGATCCGCGCCGGCGAGGCCTATGCCGAGGCCGCCTACCTGCGCGGCCGGCCGGAACAGGCCCTGGTCCAGCTCAACAACCTCAAGCGCAAGCCCGACCTGGACTACTACGCCCGCGCCCGGATCGAGGCGCGCATCGCCGCGATCACCCCGACCGTGCTGGAACTGCGCCGCCAGGGCGTGCGCGACGAGGACCTGCGGCGCCAGTAA
- the rnhA gene encoding ribonuclease HI codes for MSQTSPGADKLVEINTDGACLGNPGPGGWAALLRYKGRERELSGGEPDTTNNRMELMGAIMGLEALNEPCKVVLTTDSQYVRQGITQWINNWVRKGWKTAGGDPVKNRDLWERLHAASLRHSIEWKWVKGHSGDPDNERVDTLARVQAERLRPYRP; via the coding sequence GTGAGCCAAACCAGTCCGGGCGCCGACAAGCTCGTGGAAATCAACACCGACGGCGCCTGCCTCGGCAACCCCGGCCCCGGCGGCTGGGCCGCGCTGCTGCGCTACAAGGGGCGCGAGCGCGAGCTGTCCGGCGGCGAGCCGGACACCACCAACAACCGCATGGAGCTGATGGGCGCGATCATGGGCCTGGAAGCGCTCAACGAACCGTGCAAGGTGGTGCTGACCACCGACTCGCAGTACGTGCGCCAGGGCATCACCCAGTGGATCAACAACTGGGTGCGCAAGGGCTGGAAGACCGCCGGCGGCGACCCGGTCAAGAACCGCGACCTGTGGGAGCGCCTGCACGCCGCGAGCCTGCGCCATTCGATCGAGTGGAAGTGGGTCAAGGGCCATTCCGGCGACCCGGACAACGAGCGCGTGGACACGCTGGCGCGGGTGCAGGCGGAGCGGCTGCGGCCCTACCGACCGTAA